The following are encoded together in the Paraburkholderia sp. BL10I2N1 genome:
- a CDS encoding DUF2322 family protein → MIQPSNVFTDNLAQLPAIEGIERIDLVDGKGAVVASIENKPGKQGSLAVYHYLLKAFGTLDARAAGHGLAVFAEHTADARNRPGAHPNVDRLLEIEAGAEALRIEVVAV, encoded by the coding sequence GTGATTCAACCGAGCAACGTATTCACGGACAACCTCGCCCAACTGCCTGCCATCGAAGGTATCGAGCGTATCGATCTGGTCGACGGCAAGGGTGCCGTGGTGGCAAGCATCGAGAACAAGCCGGGCAAGCAGGGCTCGCTGGCGGTGTACCACTATCTCCTGAAAGCATTCGGCACGCTGGACGCCAGGGCGGCCGGGCACGGCCTCGCGGTGTTTGCCGAGCACACGGCGGACGCGCGCAACCGCCCGGGTGCGCATCCGAACGTCGACCGCCTGCTGGAGATCGAGGCCGGTGCGGAAGCGTTGCGCATTGAGGTCGTCGCAGTCTGA
- a CDS encoding amino acid aminotransferase has protein sequence MFENVPAYAGDPILSLNEDFQRDPRTDKVNLSIGMYFDEAGRLPVMSAVQAVEASLLEAAAPRGYLPMAGHAGYRDAAQALVFGANHEARLAGRIATLQTLGGSGALKVAADFLHRHLPASQIWISDPSWENHRVVFEGAGLTVNTYPYYDPQTGGLRFDAMRAAIDSLPERSVVLLHACCHNPTGVDLDRAQWAELIPVLQRRKLIAFVDMAYQGFGDGLDEDAACVRSLADAGVPLIVASSFSKNFSLYGERCGALSVVCRDADEAQRVLGQLTFAIRSNYSNPPTHGAKLVAGVLSNAALRAAWESELASMRQRIKSMRGRMHEGLAGLVDDVMRERYTSQVGMFTYTGLSEGQVERLRAEHGIYLLRSGRMCVAGLNQQNVGYVVSAIALVAANRDAQK, from the coding sequence ATGTTCGAAAATGTGCCCGCCTATGCCGGCGATCCGATTCTTTCCCTGAACGAAGACTTCCAGCGCGATCCGCGCACCGATAAAGTCAACCTGAGCATCGGCATGTACTTCGACGAAGCGGGCCGGCTACCTGTGATGAGTGCCGTTCAGGCTGTCGAAGCCTCGCTGCTCGAAGCGGCCGCCCCGCGCGGCTATCTGCCAATGGCGGGTCATGCCGGCTATCGCGACGCCGCCCAGGCGCTGGTCTTCGGCGCGAATCACGAGGCACGTCTTGCGGGCCGTATCGCGACGCTGCAGACGCTCGGCGGTTCCGGGGCACTGAAGGTTGCAGCCGATTTCCTGCATCGCCACTTGCCAGCTTCGCAGATCTGGATCAGCGATCCGAGCTGGGAGAATCATCGCGTCGTGTTCGAAGGCGCCGGACTCACGGTCAACACCTACCCGTACTACGACCCGCAGACCGGCGGCCTGCGCTTCGATGCGATGCGCGCCGCGATCGATTCGCTGCCCGAGCGTAGCGTCGTTCTGCTGCACGCCTGCTGCCACAACCCAACCGGCGTCGACCTCGACCGGGCGCAATGGGCCGAACTGATACCCGTCCTCCAGCGCCGAAAACTCATTGCGTTCGTCGACATGGCGTACCAGGGATTCGGCGATGGGCTCGATGAAGATGCCGCCTGCGTGCGTTCGCTGGCAGACGCCGGTGTGCCTTTGATCGTCGCCAGTTCGTTCTCGAAGAACTTCTCGCTGTACGGCGAGCGTTGCGGCGCATTGAGCGTTGTGTGCCGCGACGCTGACGAAGCGCAGCGCGTGCTCGGGCAGCTAACCTTTGCGATCCGGTCGAACTACAGCAACCCGCCCACGCACGGCGCGAAGCTGGTGGCGGGCGTTCTTTCGAACGCAGCGCTGCGCGCCGCGTGGGAGAGCGAGCTGGCCTCGATGCGACAGCGTATCAAGTCGATGCGCGGCAGGATGCACGAAGGACTTGCGGGGCTCGTCGACGACGTGATGCGCGAGCGTTATACATCGCAGGTCGGCATGTTCACTTACACGGGGCTAAGCGAGGGGCAGGTCGAGCGGCTGCGCGCTGAGCACGGGATCTATCTGCTCCGTTCGGGACGGATGTGCGTGGCGGGCCTCAATCAGCAGAATGTCGGTTATGTGGTGTCCGCGATCGCGTTGGTGGCCGCCAACCGCGACGCACAGAAATGA
- a CDS encoding YSC84-related protein — translation MQRRRFIAMTSAIFASGGLSLSGCTTTPPSSDATPEANAGRRQSLDADANATLQRLFAAVHDSRELVDNARGVLVFPSVFAAGFWFGGQYGQGVLRIGGQTSGYYSIAAASFGLQIGAQSKAIIMLFMTQEALDEFTHSLGWAAGVDATVAVLKVGANGNVDTSTATGPVQAFVLTNAGLMAGVSLEGTKISRLII, via the coding sequence ATGCAACGCCGTCGATTCATTGCCATGACCAGCGCCATATTCGCTTCAGGAGGACTGTCACTGAGCGGTTGCACGACGACGCCACCGTCGTCGGACGCGACACCCGAGGCCAACGCCGGGCGGCGCCAGTCACTCGACGCGGACGCGAACGCGACCCTCCAACGTCTTTTCGCCGCAGTCCACGACTCGCGCGAACTTGTCGACAACGCGCGCGGCGTGCTGGTGTTTCCTTCAGTGTTCGCGGCCGGATTCTGGTTCGGCGGGCAGTACGGCCAGGGCGTCTTGCGCATAGGCGGGCAAACGAGCGGCTATTACAGCATTGCCGCGGCGTCGTTTGGCTTGCAGATCGGCGCGCAGTCGAAAGCGATCATCATGCTGTTCATGACGCAGGAAGCACTCGATGAATTTACGCACAGCCTCGGCTGGGCAGCCGGTGTCGACGCAACCGTCGCTGTGCTGAAGGTCGGTGCGAACGGCAACGTCGACACTTCGACGGCAACAGGCCCGGTCCAGGCCTTTGTGCTGACGAACGCGGGTCTGATGGCCGGCGTCTCGCTGGAAGGAACGAAGATCTCACGCCTGATCATCTGA